Proteins co-encoded in one Bacillus sp. FSL H8-0547 genomic window:
- the galU gene encoding UTP--glucose-1-phosphate uridylyltransferase GalU, translated as MRVRKAIIPAAGLGTRFLPATKAQPKEMLPIVDKPTIQYIIEEAVASGIEDILIVSGRGKRAIEDHFDKSYELEETLVKKEKWDLLSKVQGISELANIHYIRQKEPLGLGHAIYCARRFIGNEPFAVMLGDDIVQSDVPCLKQLIDVYDQFQSTVIGVQKVKPEDVSKYGIVSYNLNEKKTDNVYKVRDLVEKPKREEAPSNTAILGRYILRPEIFEILGNLKPGSGGEIQLTDALKELSQKEEVTAYHFVGKRYDVGDKLGFIQATIDFAMDNEELRDDILTYIKSKVSK; from the coding sequence ATGCGAGTGAGGAAAGCGATTATTCCGGCGGCGGGGCTTGGTACGAGGTTTTTGCCGGCTACGAAGGCACAGCCGAAAGAGATGCTGCCGATTGTGGATAAGCCGACGATTCAGTACATTATTGAAGAGGCGGTTGCGTCCGGGATTGAAGATATTCTGATTGTTTCCGGCCGCGGGAAGCGTGCCATTGAGGATCATTTTGATAAATCGTATGAGCTTGAAGAGACGCTTGTGAAGAAAGAGAAATGGGATTTGCTCAGCAAGGTTCAGGGTATTTCCGAGCTTGCGAACATTCATTATATCCGCCAGAAAGAGCCGCTTGGTCTTGGGCATGCTATTTATTGTGCGAGACGTTTTATCGGCAATGAGCCGTTTGCTGTTATGCTCGGGGATGACATTGTCCAGTCTGACGTGCCTTGCCTGAAGCAGCTGATTGATGTGTACGATCAGTTCCAGAGCACAGTCATCGGCGTGCAAAAGGTCAAGCCGGAAGATGTGTCTAAGTACGGAATTGTCAGCTATAATTTAAACGAAAAGAAAACCGATAACGTCTACAAGGTACGTGACTTGGTTGAAAAGCCAAAGCGTGAAGAAGCTCCTTCGAATACTGCGATTCTCGGCAGATACATCCTTCGCCCTGAGATTTTTGAGATACTCGGAAATTTAAAGCCGGGTTCAGGAGGGGAAATTCAGCTGACAGACGCGCTGAAAGAGCTTTCCCAAAAAGAAGAGGTAACAGCGTACCATTTTGTCGGCAAGCGCTATGATGTGGGAGATAAGCTTGGTTTTATCCAGGCGACAATTGATTTTGCGATGGATAATGAAGAGCTCAGAGATGATATTCTGACGTATATTAAAAGCAAAGTTTCAAAGTAG
- a CDS encoding UDP-glucose/GDP-mannose dehydrogenase family protein, protein MRVSVAGTGYVGLVTGVCLAEIGHRVTCVDIDEEKIAKLTQGISPIYEPGLEELMKKNHEAGRLDFTTDSAQAYGESNVIFIAVGTPENEDGSANLTYVNAAAEQMAKQLKKDVVVAVKSTVPVGTNEHVLNVINQHKPLSVKVEIVSNPEFLREGSAIHDTFHGDRIVVGSETASAGDLLEELYKPLGIPVVRTDIRSAEMIKYAANAFLATKISFINEIANICEKLGADIEDVAEGIGKDARIGPQFLKAGIGYGGSCFPKDTKALVQLAGNVQHQFDLLDSVISVNNRQPLKLIESARKHMGSLSGKKVALLGLAFKPNTDDVREAASLVLAKELVKQGADVSGYDPIAAEEARKVLGDSITYCDSVSQAIEGADAAFIVTEWDSITSYPMDLYREKMKRPLLFDGRNIYSLRDIPAWMTYISVGRKEIVRA, encoded by the coding sequence TTGAGAGTATCAGTAGCCGGAACAGGATATGTAGGACTGGTTACAGGTGTGTGCCTTGCAGAAATCGGGCACCGCGTAACATGTGTGGACATTGACGAGGAGAAAATCGCAAAGCTGACTCAGGGGATTTCACCTATCTATGAACCGGGTTTAGAAGAGCTGATGAAGAAAAATCATGAGGCTGGCCGTCTTGATTTTACGACTGATTCAGCACAGGCATACGGGGAGAGCAACGTGATCTTCATCGCGGTTGGGACACCTGAGAATGAGGATGGCTCAGCTAATCTTACATATGTAAACGCCGCAGCCGAGCAAATGGCGAAACAGCTGAAAAAGGATGTCGTGGTCGCGGTGAAAAGCACCGTTCCGGTCGGGACAAATGAACATGTGCTGAATGTGATCAATCAGCATAAGCCTCTCTCCGTTAAAGTTGAGATTGTATCCAACCCTGAATTCTTAAGGGAAGGGTCAGCGATTCATGATACGTTCCATGGAGACCGCATTGTCGTCGGTTCAGAGACGGCATCGGCCGGTGACCTGCTTGAAGAACTTTACAAGCCACTTGGCATTCCTGTCGTCCGGACTGACATCCGGAGTGCAGAAATGATTAAGTATGCAGCAAATGCGTTTCTGGCCACAAAAATCAGCTTTATCAATGAAATTGCCAACATCTGCGAGAAGCTTGGAGCGGATATTGAGGATGTGGCAGAAGGCATCGGAAAAGATGCGCGGATCGGACCGCAGTTTTTAAAAGCAGGCATCGGGTACGGCGGCTCCTGTTTTCCAAAGGATACGAAAGCCCTCGTTCAGCTTGCGGGAAATGTGCAGCACCAGTTTGATCTGCTCGATTCGGTTATTTCGGTTAACAACCGCCAGCCGCTGAAGCTGATTGAATCTGCCAGAAAGCATATGGGCAGCCTTTCCGGGAAAAAAGTAGCCCTTCTTGGTCTCGCTTTTAAGCCAAATACAGATGATGTGCGCGAAGCGGCATCTCTGGTCCTTGCCAAAGAGCTTGTTAAACAGGGGGCGGATGTTTCGGGCTATGATCCAATCGCAGCAGAAGAGGCCCGTAAAGTCCTCGGAGATTCCATCACTTACTGTGACTCCGTTTCACAAGCGATTGAAGGGGCTGACGCAGCTTTTATCGTGACAGAGTGGGACTCCATCACTTCTTATCCGATGGATCTTTACCGTGAAAAAATGAAGCGGCCGCTGCTCTTTGACGGCAGAAACATTTACAGTCTCCGGGATATTCCGGCCTGGATGACTTACATTTCTGTAGGAAGAAAAGAAATTGTACGTGCATGA
- a CDS encoding N-acetylmuramoyl-L-alanine amidase: protein MKKLFASMLAVLLLTAGVFQAMPAHQAEAAAAFTYYAKNDFQARTGPGDHYAKALNVPFQTAFAVKQGAIKNGWAKIQLNGKTLYAKSSFITNKKPAKIYFSYYTKEPVSFYAGRGTHAKRYGSIAEDAIIKVGKGTVLNGWVEILHNGKIYFADYSKLTSKAPVYFTYYAVKDFTLYNERNTATPKRTVSLDSAVKVKKGSVQNGWSRIEYNGLKGYAPYSSIASKPAAAVYFTYYANKNTGIYHSNSTSSGKLASLLLNNQLKIKKGSISNGWAVTSFNGKDAYVPSADIVNKPIPVEAEDLTYYVREGLNLRSQKTTASSIILTIPQGKQVEILNPEELKEEWISVRYSGKTGFVKTSYLTLEPQPKETALSKTIVLDPGHGGKDPGAIGNGLQEKAVVLDVGKLASDKLKKLGYNVYMTRDNDTFLSLNERTDFTYTKNAGVFVSLHMNASTAASANGTETFATNGSNASAAASANSSKASNSFRTSSLTQGEKDDSAKLAEFIQARLIKALGTRDRSTKKAEFYVIDKNYTRSVLVEMGFISNTKDAAIFKTYDGKNKAAEAITQGVNDFYLWKNGK from the coding sequence ATGAAAAAGCTTTTCGCCAGCATGCTGGCCGTTTTACTGCTGACTGCTGGAGTCTTTCAGGCAATGCCGGCTCATCAGGCAGAAGCAGCTGCCGCCTTTACCTACTATGCCAAAAATGACTTTCAAGCACGGACAGGACCTGGCGATCATTATGCCAAAGCATTAAATGTTCCATTTCAGACTGCCTTTGCTGTAAAACAAGGCGCAATCAAGAACGGCTGGGCAAAAATTCAGCTGAACGGCAAAACGCTTTATGCGAAATCATCTTTTATTACTAACAAAAAGCCGGCAAAAATCTATTTCAGCTACTATACAAAAGAACCGGTGAGTTTTTACGCGGGAAGAGGGACTCATGCGAAACGCTACGGATCGATTGCGGAAGATGCGATCATCAAAGTGGGAAAAGGAACGGTATTAAATGGATGGGTGGAAATTCTGCACAACGGAAAAATCTATTTTGCGGACTATTCCAAGCTGACATCCAAGGCTCCAGTCTACTTTACCTATTATGCGGTGAAAGATTTCACTCTATATAATGAAAGAAATACGGCCACACCGAAAAGAACAGTATCATTAGATTCTGCAGTAAAAGTGAAAAAAGGCAGCGTTCAAAACGGGTGGAGCCGGATTGAGTACAATGGCCTGAAAGGATACGCCCCGTACAGCAGCATTGCAAGCAAGCCTGCTGCGGCCGTTTATTTTACATATTACGCCAATAAAAATACGGGCATTTACCATTCAAACAGCACATCTTCAGGCAAGCTTGCCTCTCTTTTACTAAATAATCAATTGAAAATTAAAAAAGGCAGCATTTCTAACGGTTGGGCTGTAACATCTTTTAACGGAAAAGATGCCTATGTGCCATCGGCTGACATTGTGAACAAGCCTATACCTGTTGAAGCGGAAGATCTTACTTACTACGTAAGAGAGGGATTAAATCTCCGCTCTCAAAAAACAACCGCTTCAAGCATTATCCTGACCATTCCTCAAGGGAAGCAAGTGGAAATCCTGAATCCTGAAGAACTGAAGGAAGAATGGATTTCTGTCAGATACAGCGGAAAAACGGGGTTTGTGAAGACGAGCTACCTGACTCTTGAACCGCAGCCTAAAGAAACAGCTCTTTCTAAGACGATCGTGCTTGATCCGGGGCATGGGGGGAAAGATCCTGGCGCCATCGGCAACGGTCTTCAGGAAAAAGCGGTTGTGCTTGATGTCGGAAAGCTTGCTTCAGATAAACTGAAAAAGCTTGGCTACAATGTCTACATGACAAGAGATAATGACACGTTTCTTTCATTAAATGAACGGACGGACTTTACTTATACGAAAAATGCCGGTGTCTTTGTCAGTCTTCACATGAATGCGAGTACAGCTGCATCAGCAAACGGCACAGAAACTTTTGCAACAAACGGTTCGAATGCAAGTGCAGCTGCATCTGCAAACAGTTCGAAAGCAAGTAATAGCTTCAGGACTTCTTCTCTTACCCAAGGTGAGAAGGATGACAGTGCAAAGCTTGCGGAATTTATTCAGGCAAGATTAATCAAGGCACTCGGCACAAGAGACAGAAGCACAAAAAAAGCAGAGTTTTACGTGATCGACAAAAACTACACAAGATCTGTCCTTGTTGAAATGGGCTTTATCTCAAATACAAAAGACGCGGCCATTTTCAAAACATACGACGGCAAAAACAAAGCTGCAGAAGCCATCACACAGGGCGTAAACGATTTCTACCTGTGGAAGAACGGCAAGTGA
- a CDS encoding methyltransferase domain-containing protein yields the protein MSKNIIDRVNEAYYGALGTDFSKKTRERINWIVTRVTGNKVLDIGCSQGINAILLGREGKKVDGIDISRESIDYAIKELGKEHPSVQASVTFKVSNFMTDDEIEKDYDTILLTEVLEHISDPEAFLKKTLAHLKPGGRLIVTVPFGINDFIDHKRTYYYSLLAEQIGAHFKIESFDYLGRWSGVVCTASPEENLPFYTKENLQKLEQGFYALERDYMQRIGTLAGQNAKQEKELKELQQPKESGDRHYEELKAQIAKQEEYIRQLQIETVELLNREEDALKAALAAVNKIEDANRKASYIEHRYNVLKKSRFGRVQLKYWALKKKLAGRGKK from the coding sequence TTGAGTAAAAATATCATAGATCGCGTCAATGAAGCTTATTATGGAGCTTTAGGAACGGATTTCAGCAAAAAAACGAGAGAACGCATCAACTGGATTGTGACACGTGTTACTGGAAACAAGGTGCTGGATATTGGCTGTTCACAAGGTATTAATGCCATCCTCCTCGGACGGGAAGGCAAAAAAGTAGATGGAATCGATATCTCCCGGGAATCGATCGATTACGCCATTAAAGAGCTTGGCAAGGAACATCCGTCCGTTCAAGCTTCTGTCACATTCAAAGTATCGAATTTCATGACTGATGACGAAATTGAAAAGGATTATGATACGATCCTTCTGACAGAGGTGCTTGAGCATATCAGTGATCCTGAAGCTTTCCTTAAGAAAACCCTGGCTCATCTTAAGCCGGGCGGCAGACTGATTGTCACCGTCCCGTTTGGCATAAATGATTTTATCGACCATAAACGAACGTACTATTACTCATTATTGGCAGAACAAATCGGCGCTCATTTTAAAATTGAGTCCTTTGATTATTTAGGAAGATGGTCAGGCGTTGTCTGCACCGCTTCTCCTGAAGAAAATCTGCCTTTTTATACAAAAGAGAATCTGCAGAAGCTTGAACAGGGATTCTACGCCTTGGAAAGAGATTATATGCAGCGCATCGGAACACTTGCAGGGCAGAATGCAAAACAGGAAAAAGAGCTGAAAGAGCTTCAGCAGCCTAAAGAATCTGGCGACAGGCATTATGAAGAGCTGAAAGCACAGATTGCAAAGCAGGAGGAATATATCCGCCAGCTTCAGATTGAGACAGTTGAGCTTTTAAACCGCGAAGAAGATGCCCTGAAAGCAGCTCTTGCAGCCGTTAATAAAATTGAAGATGCGAACCGAAAAGCATCTTATATTGAGCACCGCTATAATGTCCTTAAAAAATCCCGATTTGGCAGAGTTCAGCTGAAGTACTGGGCATTGAAGAAAAAACTAGCCGGAAGAGGTAAGAAATAA
- a CDS encoding glycosyltransferase family 2 protein: MLKVEILKRLEKVRLTRAKKMGYDIEEEHVRKNEKPLYDKGISVIIPTYKGENVIRKCLISLADQTIDHSLFEVIIVINGEKDNTEEMIGQIALERNMSNIRVVTMDEAGASIARNKGISLAAREYVTFLDDDDYLSANFLEEMYKQAKPDTVVISQIYNVEPSGNIQSSNPINRQILKSVISKQSPYMKLHSVLTINACKLIPTLYVQKYKFDEKLKSGEDVVFFTELLVKNDLQFVVAPLTKKAVYYRTLRENSISRQAMTFDFNVIQRADCIEKMNSLLVPDLPFEKRDFIERKINAQVSFIVKYYEEHKDEYDRIMKEISSRRPVYFPYHLLNKDRVEQLVVSYCFPPYNDTAGNVMAKRMREAGKVSDVIYNTMDKVRTKNASLNQMVDDLIHTRLPINSPSSFSHWAHIKTFVDMGMKGANELVEKNGVHKQVFSRAMWAASHFLAYEYKKKYPQTKWVAEFSDPLIYDIEAKKRLVDITDQGYLKQLEADVKKAGFPSPNDASLFVWCEYLPYIFADELIFTNKNQYQYMMDMFPIEEIKPIIKQKVVIEPHPTLPESYYHMEEFDYPLLSEDHVNVAYFGNFYSKRNLNDLFSGLKEAHADTQRKVLIHVFTAKPTELEDQLKNDPLEDSIIVNGFVDFYTFLNLCTKFDCLVVNDSTTKDNKPINPYLPSKLSDYKGSGTDIWGVYEEGSILGQSEGITYLSPLNDARAAGTVFDKMVAKKFSGKKARKLEKAPIAPPKPAAADGGSAADTVFEKSWVKKKEMELQHTAGTDQEELERLSQLADRLIQDKKEMEQEFKTILTAIADDVESRENLGELISKQEAAGLKRSGISPEMISAGQEQQKKLLEEKERTISQLQTKLTKLQNSKLGKLQLKYWGLKRRK; the protein is encoded by the coding sequence ATGCTTAAAGTGGAAATACTCAAACGTTTAGAGAAAGTCCGACTAACTAGAGCAAAGAAAATGGGGTATGACATCGAAGAGGAGCATGTGCGGAAAAATGAAAAGCCCCTCTACGATAAAGGCATCAGCGTTATTATCCCAACCTATAAAGGTGAAAATGTCATCAGAAAATGCCTGATTTCATTGGCTGATCAGACAATTGATCATTCCTTGTTTGAAGTGATCATTGTCATTAACGGCGAAAAAGACAATACAGAAGAGATGATCGGACAGATTGCTCTGGAAAGAAACATGTCCAATATCCGTGTTGTGACAATGGACGAGGCAGGAGCATCGATTGCGCGCAATAAGGGAATTTCGCTTGCAGCACGTGAATATGTCACGTTCCTTGACGATGACGATTATCTGTCTGCCAACTTCCTTGAGGAAATGTACAAGCAGGCAAAGCCTGATACAGTTGTTATTTCTCAAATTTACAATGTTGAGCCGAGCGGAAACATTCAATCTTCCAATCCGATCAACCGCCAGATTTTAAAGTCCGTCATCAGCAAACAAAGTCCGTATATGAAGCTGCATTCTGTTCTGACAATCAATGCATGCAAACTTATTCCGACTTTGTATGTTCAAAAATACAAATTTGATGAAAAGTTAAAGAGCGGAGAAGACGTTGTCTTTTTCACAGAGCTGCTTGTTAAAAATGACCTTCAGTTTGTTGTGGCTCCTTTAACCAAAAAGGCTGTCTATTATAGAACCCTTCGGGAAAATTCGATTTCCCGCCAGGCAATGACGTTTGATTTTAACGTGATACAGCGCGCTGACTGTATTGAGAAGATGAACAGCCTTCTCGTTCCCGATCTGCCTTTTGAAAAGCGCGACTTTATCGAAAGAAAGATCAATGCACAGGTCTCGTTCATCGTGAAATACTATGAAGAGCATAAAGATGAATATGACCGCATCATGAAAGAGATTTCGTCAAGAAGACCTGTTTACTTCCCGTACCATCTGCTGAACAAGGACCGCGTTGAGCAGCTGGTTGTTTCATACTGCTTCCCTCCTTATAACGACACAGCCGGGAATGTTATGGCGAAGCGTATGAGAGAGGCAGGCAAGGTTTCAGATGTCATCTACAATACGATGGACAAAGTCCGGACAAAAAATGCATCCCTGAACCAAATGGTGGATGATTTAATTCATACAAGACTTCCAATTAATTCACCGTCGAGCTTTTCACACTGGGCCCATATTAAAACGTTCGTAGACATGGGGATGAAAGGCGCAAACGAATTAGTTGAGAAAAACGGCGTTCATAAGCAGGTATTCAGCCGTGCGATGTGGGCAGCCTCCCACTTCCTGGCGTATGAGTACAAAAAGAAATACCCTCAGACAAAATGGGTCGCTGAATTCTCCGATCCATTGATCTACGACATCGAGGCTAAGAAACGTCTTGTTGATATTACGGATCAGGGATATTTAAAGCAGCTTGAAGCAGATGTGAAAAAAGCAGGGTTCCCGTCTCCAAACGATGCAAGTCTATTTGTATGGTGCGAATACCTTCCGTATATTTTTGCAGATGAACTGATTTTCACAAACAAAAATCAGTATCAGTACATGATGGACATGTTCCCGATTGAGGAAATTAAGCCGATCATTAAGCAGAAAGTTGTCATCGAGCCGCATCCGACATTGCCGGAAAGCTATTACCACATGGAGGAATTCGATTATCCGCTTCTATCGGAAGACCATGTGAACGTTGCTTACTTTGGAAACTTCTACAGCAAGCGGAACCTGAACGACTTGTTCTCGGGTTTAAAAGAAGCACACGCGGATACTCAGCGCAAAGTCCTGATCCATGTCTTTACGGCCAAACCGACAGAGCTTGAAGATCAGCTTAAAAACGATCCGCTTGAGGACTCCATTATTGTCAACGGGTTTGTCGATTTCTACACGTTCCTGAACCTTTGCACAAAGTTCGACTGCCTGGTTGTCAATGATTCAACAACGAAAGACAACAAGCCGATCAATCCTTATCTGCCGTCTAAATTGAGCGACTATAAAGGTAGCGGCACGGACATTTGGGGCGTTTATGAAGAAGGCAGTATTCTCGGTCAAAGTGAAGGCATCACTTATTTGTCTCCACTAAATGATGCAAGAGCTGCAGGCACTGTTTTTGACAAAATGGTAGCGAAGAAATTTTCCGGAAAGAAAGCACGAAAACTGGAAAAAGCACCGATCGCTCCGCCTAAACCCGCAGCTGCTGACGGCGGATCAGCCGCTGACACAGTATTCGAAAAGAGCTGGGTTAAAAAGAAGGAAATGGAACTTCAGCATACAGCAGGCACAGATCAAGAGGAGCTTGAGAGACTAAGCCAGCTTGCCGACCGCCTGATTCAGGACAAGAAAGAAATGGAGCAGGAATTTAAAACAATCCTGACAGCTATTGCCGATGATGTGGAGTCAAGGGAGAACCTTGGCGAGCTGATCAGCAAACAGGAAGCTGCAGGACTGAAAAGATCCGGCATCTCTCCAGAAATGATTTCAGCAGGACAGGAACAGCAGAAAAAGCTTCTTGAGGAAAAAGAGCGTACCATCAGCCAGCTGCAGACAAAATTGACAAAACTGCAAAATTCCAAACTTGGAAAATTACAGTTGAAATATTGGGGACTAAAACGCAGAAAATAA
- a CDS encoding glycosyltransferase family 4 protein: MLKEPVKKITFFDKWPKDTKKSFDVQIDGGAQLDIKIAQLTKDAGPIILYYNKGNRVDRSLNPGYTYIARIDGTVSSGVQVQQVIVGYDRNDDKVYVQYNPLGSEMNLSFPANVASYSIGIRLSGSGEAAITDFSVSAYNVLTSDSQKELFLRHPETDYLIVTNVYPEKNTYYQNMFVHKRVLGYRENGINCAIYRLNTSPASIAHYVYEGVPVYIGGEDALTNLLNAKPYKKVMFHFINERMYRAVRKSKARYTPKLVWVHGFETTKWYRRWFNFYQSTKEIRNSLEYAKRNQAQLDFMADLYTTEDDDIKFIFVSKWYKENVAEKDTNTIIQNYSIIHNSIDDELFDYVEKTEEQRKRILTIRPFASRTYANDQTVKAILALKDKPFFEDLTFDIFGQGPLWNETVEPLKGIPNVHLHNYFLSQKEIAEQHKSHGVFLSPSRMDSQGVSLGEAMSSGLVPVTSAVYAIPEFIDDSCGFLAKGEDYMGLAEAIEYLYYNPKAFLQKSEEAAHIVRFQCGKHKMIQAELNEIKEKKEEKVLLEQGS, translated from the coding sequence ATGCTGAAAGAGCCGGTTAAAAAAATCACTTTTTTTGATAAATGGCCGAAAGATACAAAGAAAAGCTTTGATGTTCAGATTGACGGAGGCGCACAGCTGGACATCAAGATTGCCCAGCTGACAAAAGACGCCGGTCCGATCATTCTTTATTATAATAAAGGCAATAGGGTTGACCGCAGTCTGAACCCGGGCTATACGTACATCGCAAGAATTGACGGTACAGTAAGCAGCGGGGTTCAGGTGCAGCAGGTCATTGTCGGCTATGACAGAAATGACGATAAGGTATATGTTCAGTACAATCCGCTTGGAAGTGAAATGAATTTAAGCTTCCCTGCGAATGTGGCGAGCTATTCCATTGGTATCAGACTTTCAGGGTCAGGAGAAGCAGCTATTACAGACTTTTCTGTTTCAGCTTACAACGTGCTGACTTCAGACAGTCAGAAAGAACTGTTTTTAAGACATCCTGAAACTGACTACCTGATTGTCACGAATGTGTATCCCGAGAAAAACACGTATTACCAGAACATGTTCGTTCATAAACGTGTGCTCGGGTACCGGGAAAATGGCATTAATTGCGCCATCTACCGATTGAACACATCTCCGGCAAGTATCGCTCACTACGTTTATGAAGGTGTGCCCGTCTATATTGGCGGAGAGGATGCGCTGACAAACCTTTTAAATGCGAAGCCATATAAGAAAGTGATGTTTCACTTTATCAATGAAAGAATGTACCGTGCTGTCCGCAAGTCAAAAGCGCGCTACACGCCAAAGCTTGTATGGGTGCACGGGTTTGAGACAACAAAATGGTACCGCCGCTGGTTCAACTTTTACCAGAGCACAAAAGAAATCCGCAATAGCCTTGAATATGCGAAGCGCAATCAGGCGCAGCTTGATTTCATGGCAGATCTTTACACCACGGAAGATGACGACATAAAATTCATCTTCGTTTCGAAATGGTACAAAGAGAACGTTGCTGAAAAAGATACAAACACCATCATCCAAAATTACAGCATCATTCATAATTCCATTGATGACGAGCTGTTTGATTATGTAGAAAAGACAGAAGAGCAGCGCAAACGGATCTTAACGATTCGCCCGTTTGCTTCAAGAACGTATGCGAATGACCAGACCGTGAAAGCAATCCTTGCACTGAAGGACAAACCGTTCTTCGAAGATCTGACCTTTGATATTTTCGGCCAGGGTCCTTTGTGGAACGAAACAGTCGAGCCGCTTAAAGGGATTCCGAACGTTCACCTGCACAATTACTTCCTGTCCCAGAAAGAAATTGCAGAGCAGCATAAATCCCACGGCGTCTTTTTAAGTCCATCACGGATGGATTCGCAAGGGGTATCTTTGGGAGAGGCTATGTCAAGCGGTCTTGTGCCAGTAACATCAGCCGTTTACGCCATCCCTGAATTTATTGATGATTCATGCGGTTTCCTTGCAAAAGGGGAAGACTACATGGGACTTGCAGAAGCTATTGAATATCTTTACTACAATCCAAAAGCCTTTCTGCAAAAATCAGAGGAAGCTGCGCATATCGTCAGGTTCCAGTGCGGCAAGCATAAAATGATTCAGGCGGAACTGAATGAAATTAAAGAAAAAAAGGAAGAGAAAGTTCTCTTAGAGCAGGGCAGCTGA
- a CDS encoding nucleotide sugar dehydrogenase, translated as MKIATLGLGYIGLPTSIMFAKHGVDVLGVDVQQHVVDSLNQGKIHIEEPGLQEALEEVMASGKFKASTQPEKADVFIIAVPTPNKDDQYKSVDLKYVLSAVEMMIPFLEKGNTVIVESTIAPRTTDDHVKPLLEKHGYTIGEDIFLVHCPERVLPGQIMHELIHNNRIIGGVTEACKEAGSKVYGTFVQGELILTDAKTAEMSKLMENTFRDVNISLANELVKICTELDINALDVIEMANKHPRVNLHHPGPGVGGHCLAVDPYFIVAEAPEQAKLIYQARDINVSMPSFVVENVSKMLGGLDDKKITVFGLTYKGNVDDIRESPAMDIYQQLKMAGANEVIAYDPHVQKDWVEKDIKKATEQSDLVLVLTDHNEFKALDASDFTAMKTKRIFDTKNVVKNCPEEITYINFGNLYKFVK; from the coding sequence ATGAAGATCGCAACACTAGGTCTTGGTTATATCGGACTGCCGACTTCTATTATGTTTGCAAAGCATGGCGTTGACGTGCTAGGCGTAGATGTCCAGCAGCATGTTGTTGATTCATTAAACCAAGGCAAAATTCATATTGAAGAGCCTGGATTGCAGGAAGCGCTTGAAGAAGTAATGGCTTCCGGCAAATTCAAAGCATCAACACAGCCTGAAAAAGCAGACGTATTCATTATTGCCGTTCCAACTCCAAATAAAGACGATCAATATAAATCAGTCGATTTAAAATATGTACTGAGCGCAGTTGAAATGATGATTCCTTTCCTTGAAAAAGGCAACACGGTCATCGTAGAATCAACCATCGCACCGCGTACAACAGACGACCATGTAAAGCCGCTTCTTGAAAAGCACGGCTATACAATCGGCGAAGACATTTTCCTTGTGCATTGTCCTGAGCGCGTTCTGCCTGGACAAATCATGCATGAGCTTATTCACAACAACCGCATCATCGGCGGTGTGACAGAAGCTTGTAAAGAAGCAGGATCAAAAGTATACGGAACATTCGTTCAAGGCGAACTGATCCTGACAGATGCTAAAACAGCTGAAATGTCCAAGCTTATGGAAAACACATTTCGCGACGTCAACATTTCACTTGCAAATGAGCTTGTGAAAATTTGTACGGAGCTTGATATCAATGCTCTTGACGTTATCGAAATGGCCAACAAGCATCCGCGTGTAAACCTTCACCACCCTGGACCTGGCGTTGGCGGACACTGTCTTGCAGTTGACCCGTACTTCATCGTGGCAGAAGCTCCGGAGCAGGCTAAACTCATCTACCAGGCGCGCGACATTAACGTTTCTATGCCTTCCTTTGTTGTAGAAAACGTATCAAAAATGCTTGGCGGACTTGACGACAAGAAAATTACAGTCTTCGGATTAACATACAAAGGAAACGTCGATGACATCCGTGAAAGTCCTGCAATGGACATCTACCAGCAGCTTAAAATGGCCGGTGCAAACGAAGTCATCGCATACGACCCGCATGTTCAAAAAGACTGGGTAGAAAAAGACATCAAAAAAGCAACAGAGCAATCAGACCTTGTACTTGTTCTGACAGACCATAACGAATTCAAAGCACTTGATGCTTCTGACTTCACAGCAATGAAAACAAAACGTATCTTTGACACGAAAAACGTTGTAAAGAACTGCCCTGAAGAGATCACGTACATCAACTTCGGCAACCTTTACAAATTCGTTAAGTAA